The Streptococcus sp. S5 genome contains a region encoding:
- a CDS encoding sugar transferase, giving the protein MKIHFTNLFGQSSKSVALMAQNDIMNVVRELGVNELGIYFYDHSNEPASELNSRMDGILAGVAFGDIVFVQSPSWNGIEWDRRLVDKLKLLQTKLVMFIHDVPPLMFESNYYLMPNYIDMYNQSDLVVVPSEQMYHRLVSEGLTVKKYVVQKLWDLTHSLDLYTPQFEKKLIFSGNPSRFPHIIDWKYDTPLHVYTEPVEGVDYSKVHIEGWRTKQELLLELSKGGFGLVWGNSENPEDERDYYKENISYKLSTYLSAGLPVVVPDYLSNADYIREKGLGFVASSLEEANRLVQDCTEEAYAQMVQKAHYTSYLIRNGYFTKKLFVDTIMALGE; this is encoded by the coding sequence ATGAAAATCCATTTTACAAATCTATTTGGGCAATCTTCGAAAAGTGTTGCCCTGATGGCACAAAACGATATTATGAATGTCGTTCGTGAACTTGGGGTTAATGAATTAGGGATCTACTTTTATGATCATAGCAATGAACCAGCTAGCGAATTGAACTCGCGAATGGATGGGATTTTAGCAGGCGTTGCTTTTGGGGATATTGTCTTCGTTCAATCTCCTTCTTGGAATGGAATTGAGTGGGACCGCCGTTTGGTTGATAAGTTAAAACTCCTTCAAACCAAGCTGGTCATGTTTATCCATGATGTTCCACCACTCATGTTTGAGAGCAATTATTACCTAATGCCCAACTATATCGACATGTACAATCAGAGTGATCTGGTCGTTGTTCCGTCAGAGCAAATGTACCATCGTCTAGTATCAGAAGGACTCACAGTGAAAAAATATGTGGTCCAAAAGTTGTGGGATTTGACCCATAGTTTGGACCTCTATACTCCGCAATTTGAGAAAAAACTGATCTTCTCAGGAAATCCTTCACGTTTCCCACATATCATCGACTGGAAATATGATACACCCCTTCATGTTTATACCGAACCAGTTGAAGGAGTTGATTATTCCAAGGTCCATATTGAAGGGTGGCGAACTAAGCAAGAGTTGCTTTTGGAGCTTTCTAAGGGGGGGTTTGGGCTGGTCTGGGGAAATTCAGAGAACCCCGAGGATGAGCGAGATTACTACAAAGAAAATATTTCCTACAAATTATCGACTTACTTATCCGCAGGTCTTCCGGTAGTCGTGCCAGACTATTTGTCAAATGCAGACTATATTCGAGAAAAAGGGCTTGGCTTTGTAGCATCCAGTCTTGAAGAAGCTAATCGTCTGGTTCAAGACTGCACAGAAGAAGCGTATGCCCAAATGGTCCAAAAGGCTCACTATACTTCTTATTTGATCCGCAATGGCTATTTTACAAAGAAATTATTCGTCGATACCATCATGGCTTTAGGAGAATAA
- the secY2 gene encoding accessory Sec system protein translocase subunit SecY2 — MLKRSEVGKRFCWTIFFVFIYVLGSKISLPFVDLSKALRLNEGTTTGLQLSSAVMGGNLRGMSIFSIGLSPWMSSMILWRMFTVSKRFNLEKTSTEIVERRKMYVTLALAIVQSLAVAMYLPLKTGLNPGLVIAVNTMIMVAGAFFLVWLSDLNAALGLGSSVVIMMAGMVMYLPEDVMQTLSSVNNIPEIAYVLGVIFILIFVYVAVLVEYSKYQIPVNKLGIHNNLKSYTFLDIKLNPAGGMPFMYAMTLVSIPQYAMLLILSMDSNAKWAARLAKHLVMGDPIWILLYILMIALLSFAFAFVNVNGEEIADKMMKASEYIDHVYPGADTRRYINKIVLRLTVFGTLYLILFTALPFSLLLWDKDLLRLTMIPGTFLMFVGMIYNIREEIRALRVNQRYTRIF, encoded by the coding sequence ATGTTAAAACGATCTGAAGTAGGAAAGAGATTTTGTTGGACGATATTTTTCGTCTTTATTTATGTTTTGGGAAGTAAAATTTCCCTGCCTTTTGTTGACTTATCAAAGGCCTTGAGACTCAATGAGGGAACGACAACGGGCTTGCAGCTCTCAAGCGCTGTGATGGGGGGAAATCTCCGCGGGATGTCGATCTTTTCGATCGGTCTATCCCCATGGATGTCTTCCATGATTTTGTGGCGGATGTTTACCGTTTCAAAACGCTTTAACCTCGAAAAAACCAGCACGGAGATAGTGGAGCGGCGAAAGATGTACGTGACCTTGGCGCTCGCCATCGTCCAGTCTTTGGCAGTGGCCATGTATCTCCCCTTGAAGACAGGGTTGAACCCCGGACTTGTCATTGCGGTCAATACCATGATTATGGTAGCCGGAGCCTTCTTTTTAGTTTGGCTCTCCGATCTAAATGCCGCTTTGGGCCTTGGAAGTTCTGTTGTGATCATGATGGCTGGGATGGTTATGTACCTGCCAGAAGATGTGATGCAGACCCTTTCAAGTGTCAATAATATCCCAGAGATCGCTTATGTTCTGGGCGTGATTTTTATCTTGATTTTTGTCTATGTGGCAGTCTTGGTGGAATATTCCAAGTACCAGATTCCTGTCAATAAATTAGGGATCCACAACAACTTGAAAAGTTATACTTTTTTGGATATCAAGCTCAACCCAGCAGGAGGGATGCCCTTTATGTACGCCATGACCTTGGTGTCCATTCCTCAGTATGCCATGCTCTTGATCTTGTCTATGGATTCCAATGCCAAGTGGGCTGCTCGTTTAGCCAAACACTTGGTGATGGGAGATCCGATTTGGATCCTTCTTTACATTCTGATGATCGCCCTTCTCTCTTTTGCTTTTGCCTTTGTCAATGTAAACGGAGAAGAAATTGCAGATAAGATGATGAAGGCTTCCGAGTATATCGATCATGTCTATCCTGGAGCAGATACACGTCGCTATATCAATAAAATTGTGCTACGCTTGACGGTTTTTGGGACCTTGTATCTGATCCTCTTCACGGCGCTTCCTTTTTCTCTCCTGTTATGGGATAAGGATCTCTTGCGCTTGACCATGATTCCAGGAACCTTCCTCATGTTTGTCGGGATGATTTACAATATCCGAGAAGAAATTCGTGCCCTTCGTGTGAATCAACGTTATACAAGAATATTCTAG
- the asp2 gene encoding accessory Sec system protein Asp2: MDKKQQIPHILQIGSSSWQDQVELPAGLGWHFFQATTLPSLKEYMEEEEISKFKALILEKPEDLLALGEDLAYFQPYTVFYDQSHELEAPSDELAHLLRLKQARPWDFSNKHQFLYVLERFLYDNQYGDAFTVRDLLVRPDFAGQQTVLGQHFLKLDGSYGEEFTPIAQWVYNYVYDASRPINFWLEYEKDPSCQLQLRIQFYRFGALGEWVKDAVFSEEEMEQPLELDGAEPYYLAFSLEAKGEGTLTIGALHKRLSHGPLGEMTVGAKTLRDHKRQEIFAYFHPGDMKPPLNIYFSGYRPAEGFEGFGMMRAMGSPFILFSDPRLEGGSFYMGSEELESQITAFIDQHLDLLGFEPKDMNFSGLSMGTFGALYYGALYSPHAILVGKPIVNLGDVAANLKFKRPDEFGTSLDMMQLIIGQVSQEGIGQLNQRFWDRFNQADFKDTILALAYMRDDDYDQQAYPDILETLYELPVRIISTSRAGRHNDASGPIIEWFVTQYKEIMERDFGRNQ; the protein is encoded by the coding sequence ATGGATAAAAAACAACAAATACCCCATATTCTCCAAATCGGCTCAAGCAGTTGGCAGGATCAAGTGGAGCTTCCTGCTGGACTAGGCTGGCACTTTTTTCAAGCTACCACTCTTCCATCGCTCAAAGAGTATATGGAAGAAGAGGAAATCTCCAAATTCAAAGCCTTGATTCTGGAAAAGCCAGAAGATTTATTAGCTTTAGGAGAAGACCTGGCTTATTTCCAGCCTTATACTGTTTTTTATGATCAAAGCCATGAACTAGAGGCGCCTTCTGACGAATTGGCCCACCTCTTAAGACTCAAGCAAGCAAGACCCTGGGATTTCTCAAATAAGCATCAATTTCTCTATGTCTTAGAGCGCTTTTTATACGACAATCAATATGGAGATGCCTTTACGGTTCGTGACCTGCTAGTGAGACCGGATTTTGCTGGCCAGCAAACGGTGCTGGGGCAACATTTTCTGAAGCTAGATGGATCATACGGTGAAGAGTTTACACCGATTGCTCAGTGGGTCTACAACTACGTGTATGATGCGAGTCGTCCCATCAATTTTTGGTTGGAATATGAAAAAGATCCAAGCTGTCAGCTGCAATTGCGGATTCAATTTTACCGCTTTGGTGCTCTGGGAGAGTGGGTCAAAGATGCAGTCTTTTCAGAAGAAGAGATGGAGCAACCACTAGAATTGGACGGAGCAGAACCTTATTACTTAGCCTTTTCGCTGGAAGCAAAAGGAGAAGGGACGCTTACGATCGGAGCCTTACATAAGCGCTTGTCACATGGTCCTTTAGGAGAGATGACCGTAGGAGCTAAGACGCTACGGGACCACAAACGCCAAGAAATTTTTGCTTATTTCCATCCTGGCGATATGAAGCCACCTTTAAACATTTACTTTTCTGGGTATCGTCCGGCTGAAGGATTTGAAGGGTTTGGGATGATGCGTGCGATGGGGAGTCCCTTTATTCTCTTTTCTGACCCAAGACTGGAAGGTGGATCCTTCTATATGGGCTCAGAAGAATTGGAAAGTCAAATCACTGCTTTTATTGATCAGCACTTGGACTTGCTCGGCTTTGAGCCAAAAGATATGAATTTCTCTGGCTTGTCCATGGGGACCTTTGGTGCCCTTTACTATGGGGCTCTTTATTCTCCTCATGCGATCTTGGTCGGAAAACCCATTGTCAACCTGGGAGATGTCGCTGCCAACCTGAAATTTAAACGCCCAGATGAGTTTGGAACGTCCTTGGATATGATGCAGTTGATCATTGGTCAAGTGTCGCAAGAAGGGATCGGTCAGCTCAATCAACGCTTCTGGGACCGGTTTAACCAGGCAGATTTCAAGGATACGATTTTAGCCCTTGCCTATATGAGAGATGATGACTACGACCAGCAGGCTTATCCAGATATTTTAGAGACCTTGTATGAATTGCCGGTTCGTATTATCAGCACTAGTCGTGCTGGTCGACACAACGATGCGAGTGGTCCGATCATTGAGTGGTTTGTGACCCAGTACAAAGAAATCATGGAAAGAGACTTTGGAAGAAACCAATGA
- the gtfA gene encoding accessory Sec system glycosyltransferase GtfA — MTVYNINLGIGWASSGVEYAQAYRAQLLRNIHQPAKFVFMDMILADNIQHLTENIGFKNDEIIWLYSHFTDIKIAPTTYTIDQVLAGFAGKPTREEVDGKIKRFFYEDQDNFLTCYLRAENSPYVERCEYVSRGILVRKDYFSYTRYCTEYFIPKNNQANLIERRFYNEDGTVAYSMQMADGREIYRFPDRYLVGRQELIRYFMQTLQLTKQDLVILDRETNIGQPIFEEAQKARLGVVVHAEHFSANNVDDQYILWNNYYEYQFTNADKVDFFIVATDRQKEILAEQFAKYTNHQPAIYTIPVGSLASLPQNENRTPFSMITASRLATEKHIDWLVRAVVRAKKELPELSFDIYGKGGEEGKLRSLIDELGAADYIHLKGHANLEEIYKNYEVYLSASTSEGFGLTLMEAIGSGLPIIGFDVPYGNQTFVTEGKNGYLIPPSADQVVDQIASAFAEKIIQLYKKDDLASMRQASYARAEDFLTSRVEEAWAQLIEEVTHAERI, encoded by the coding sequence ATGACAGTATACAATATCAACCTTGGAATCGGTTGGGCCAGCAGTGGTGTTGAGTATGCCCAGGCCTACCGTGCCCAGTTGTTACGCAATATCCATCAACCAGCCAAGTTTGTCTTTATGGATATGATTCTAGCCGATAATATCCAACATTTAACAGAAAATATCGGTTTTAAAAATGATGAAATCATCTGGCTCTATAGCCATTTTACAGATATAAAAATTGCGCCAACGACCTATACCATTGATCAGGTCTTAGCAGGATTTGCCGGAAAACCGACTCGTGAAGAAGTCGATGGTAAGATCAAGCGCTTCTTTTATGAGGACCAGGACAACTTTTTGACCTGCTACCTGCGCGCAGAAAACAGTCCCTATGTTGAACGTTGCGAGTACGTGTCTAGAGGAATTTTGGTGAGAAAGGATTATTTCTCCTATACCCGCTATTGTACTGAGTACTTTATTCCCAAAAACAATCAAGCCAACTTGATTGAGCGCCGTTTTTACAATGAAGACGGGACGGTTGCCTACAGCATGCAGATGGCAGATGGCCGCGAAATTTATCGTTTCCCAGATCGCTACCTAGTTGGTCGCCAAGAATTGATCCGCTACTTCATGCAAACTCTTCAATTGACCAAACAAGATCTGGTGATTTTGGATCGGGAAACTAATATCGGGCAGCCTATCTTTGAAGAAGCGCAAAAAGCCCGTCTGGGTGTGGTCGTTCACGCCGAGCACTTCAGTGCCAATAATGTTGATGATCAGTATATCCTGTGGAACAACTACTACGAGTACCAATTTACCAATGCAGACAAGGTAGACTTCTTTATTGTCGCGACTGATCGCCAAAAAGAAATCTTGGCTGAGCAGTTTGCTAAATACACCAACCATCAGCCGGCCATCTATACCATTCCGGTTGGGAGTCTTGCAAGCTTGCCACAAAACGAAAATCGCACCCCATTTTCTATGATTACTGCCTCACGTTTGGCGACAGAAAAGCATATTGACTGGTTGGTGCGAGCAGTGGTTCGCGCCAAAAAAGAATTGCCAGAACTGTCTTTTGACATCTATGGAAAAGGTGGAGAAGAAGGCAAGCTGCGTTCTCTGATTGATGAATTGGGAGCGGCAGACTATATCCATCTCAAAGGACATGCCAATCTGGAAGAAATTTATAAGAACTATGAAGTTTACCTGTCCGCGTCGACCAGCGAAGGCTTTGGGTTGACCTTGATGGAGGCGATTGGTTCTGGACTTCCGATCATCGGTTTTGATGTTCCTTATGGCAACCAAACCTTTGTCACAGAAGGTAAAAATGGCTATCTCATTCCGCCTTCAGCAGATCAAGTGGTCGACCAGATTGCTTCTGCCTTTGCGGAGAAAATCATCCAGCTATACAAAAAGGATGATCTAGCCAGCATGCGTCAAGCATCTTATGCGCGTGCAGAAGACTTTTTGACCAGCCGAGTAGAAGAAGCTTGGGCACAATTGATAGAAGAGGTGACACATGCTGAACGTATTTGA
- the asp3 gene encoding accessory Sec system protein Asp3: MIKIKENESRRIYWGDTVLADYLWGSTIQATAQGSVQFQNPLMPSGQVLKTWHSQTNFGATRQIPSLPLLKREQDYELVITMEATPAHTVMVEIVFKDRFGEVVGRRVTAEGRLPFTYPDQAYAYEVRLLSAGLQEFTFHYFTIQPISSEGAEVLE, from the coding sequence ATGATAAAAATAAAAGAAAATGAAAGCAGACGAATCTACTGGGGCGATACTGTTCTAGCAGATTATCTTTGGGGGTCGACCATTCAGGCGACTGCCCAAGGAAGCGTTCAGTTTCAGAACCCCCTCATGCCATCTGGTCAAGTGCTGAAAACTTGGCATTCGCAGACAAATTTTGGCGCAACTCGTCAAATTCCTAGTCTGCCTCTGCTCAAAAGAGAGCAAGATTATGAACTGGTTATCACGATGGAAGCGACTCCGGCTCATACCGTTATGGTAGAAATCGTCTTCAAAGATCGCTTTGGAGAGGTCGTTGGCCGTCGAGTAACCGCAGAAGGTCGCTTGCCGTTTACCTATCCAGATCAAGCATACGCCTATGAAGTACGCTTGCTCAGTGCAGGTTTGCAAGAGTTTACCTTCCACTATTTCACGATTCAACCAATATCGTCTGAGGGAGCAGAAGTTCTCGAATAG
- the secA2 gene encoding accessory Sec system translocase SecA2, producing the protein MTLDYVKLRNIKKILKEVNSWKDDMARLTDQQLQEKTVEFRERLAEGETLDDLLPEAFAVAREADKRVLGMFPYDVQVMGGIVLHQGNVAEMNTGEGKTLTATMPVYLNALEGKGVMVITTNTYLATRDAEEMGQVYRFLGLTVGVPLKQSEDEELDPEVKREIYRSDVIYTTNTSLGFDYLTENLTASADGQFLADFNYAIVDEIDSVLLDSAQTPLIISGSPRVQSNLYGIIDTLIQTFKEGEDFKFDEEKKRVWLTRKGAHAAEAFLAIPNLYDPQYRDLVRHISLALQANKNFIKDKDYVIHPNVEGQPEIVLLDQATGRLMEMTRLQGGLHQAIEAKEGLKLTQETRAMASITYQNLFKMFRKLGGMTGTGKVAEAEFLDTYAMSVIKIPTNRKKIRKDLPDEIYQTLPEKIVASLDYVKKIHEKGNPILVFAGSVEMSILYSNLLLREGIPHNLLNANNAPREAQIIKESGRKGAVTVATSMAGRGTDIKLGPGVAELGGLVVVGTERMMNQRIDLQIRGRSGRQGDPGLTKFFVSLEDDLMKNWGPDWIQDTYQDYDVDERIGSAKALTKRKYRNLVERAQNASESSGQASRRMTLEFAESMNIQRAIVYEERDRLIKQEGRLDDIVEKVLRSVFSSVAHKKEYKEPVAFYRYMLDNVSYQVDPEKAHQTFRSKKTKENFLWEIAKSELEAKYEILGTDEVIAQFQRMAILKAIDENWVEQVDYLQQLRMALSGQYTSQKNPLVEFFQEAYQSFERMKEAAKEQMVRNLLLSRVEINKKGEIVLHFP; encoded by the coding sequence ATTACATTGGATTACGTTAAATTAAGAAACATCAAAAAAATCTTAAAAGAAGTCAATAGCTGGAAGGATGACATGGCCCGCTTGACGGATCAACAACTACAGGAGAAGACTGTGGAATTTCGGGAACGTCTAGCAGAGGGTGAGACCTTGGATGATCTCTTACCGGAAGCATTTGCAGTTGCGCGGGAAGCTGATAAACGGGTCTTGGGCATGTTTCCTTATGACGTGCAAGTCATGGGAGGGATTGTCCTCCACCAAGGCAATGTCGCTGAAATGAATACCGGTGAAGGAAAGACCTTGACGGCAACTATGCCGGTTTATCTCAATGCCTTAGAGGGCAAAGGGGTCATGGTTATTACGACCAATACCTATCTGGCAACTCGGGATGCAGAAGAGATGGGACAGGTCTACCGCTTTTTGGGCTTGACTGTTGGAGTTCCCTTGAAACAATCAGAAGACGAAGAATTAGATCCAGAAGTCAAACGGGAGATTTACCGGTCAGATGTCATTTATACGACTAATACTAGTCTGGGCTTTGACTATTTAACAGAGAACTTGACGGCTTCTGCAGATGGCCAATTTTTGGCAGACTTCAATTACGCCATTGTTGATGAGATTGATTCGGTGCTCCTTGATAGTGCTCAGACTCCCTTGATTATTTCTGGTTCTCCTCGGGTTCAGTCCAACCTTTATGGGATTATTGATACCCTGATCCAAACCTTCAAAGAAGGGGAAGACTTCAAGTTTGATGAAGAAAAGAAACGAGTTTGGTTGACTCGAAAAGGAGCTCATGCAGCAGAAGCCTTTCTAGCCATTCCCAACCTCTATGATCCCCAATACCGTGACTTGGTCCGCCATATCAGCTTAGCCCTGCAGGCCAATAAAAACTTTATTAAGGATAAGGATTATGTCATCCATCCCAATGTCGAAGGGCAACCGGAGATTGTCTTACTAGACCAGGCGACGGGGCGCTTGATGGAAATGACCCGTTTGCAAGGAGGACTCCACCAGGCGATTGAAGCCAAAGAGGGTCTCAAGCTGACCCAAGAAACACGGGCCATGGCTTCTATTACTTACCAAAACCTCTTTAAGATGTTTCGGAAGTTGGGTGGCATGACTGGGACTGGGAAGGTCGCTGAGGCAGAGTTTCTTGATACCTATGCCATGTCAGTGATCAAGATCCCAACCAATCGCAAGAAGATCCGCAAGGATTTGCCAGATGAAATCTATCAGACCTTGCCAGAGAAAATCGTGGCTTCCTTGGATTATGTGAAGAAGATCCACGAAAAGGGCAATCCGATTCTGGTCTTTGCCGGATCCGTTGAGATGTCGATTCTTTACTCGAATCTTCTTTTGCGGGAAGGGATTCCACACAATCTTCTTAATGCCAACAATGCTCCTCGAGAGGCCCAGATCATTAAGGAATCAGGTCGAAAAGGAGCTGTGACGGTTGCGACCTCAATGGCCGGTCGGGGAACCGATATCAAGTTGGGACCAGGAGTCGCTGAGTTAGGTGGCTTGGTGGTTGTTGGGACTGAGCGGATGATGAACCAGCGGATTGACCTTCAAATTCGGGGACGTTCAGGTCGCCAAGGAGATCCCGGTTTGACCAAGTTCTTCGTCTCTTTGGAAGACGATTTGATGAAAAACTGGGGGCCAGACTGGATCCAGGATACCTATCAAGACTATGATGTGGATGAGCGGATTGGTTCAGCCAAAGCTCTGACCAAGCGCAAGTATAGAAACTTGGTGGAACGGGCCCAAAATGCTAGTGAAAGTTCTGGTCAGGCCAGTCGTCGGATGACGTTAGAATTTGCGGAAAGCATGAACATTCAGCGTGCCATCGTCTACGAAGAGCGCGACCGCTTGATCAAACAAGAAGGACGCTTGGATGATATCGTTGAAAAAGTGCTTCGTTCCGTCTTTTCAAGTGTAGCCCATAAAAAAGAATACAAGGAACCGGTAGCTTTTTATCGCTATATGTTAGACAATGTGAGCTACCAAGTGGATCCAGAAAAGGCCCACCAAACCTTCCGTAGCAAGAAAACCAAAGAAAATTTCTTATGGGAGATTGCTAAAAGTGAGTTAGAAGCTAAGTATGAGATCCTAGGCACCGATGAGGTGATCGCCCAATTCCAGCGCATGGCCATTCTAAAAGCTATCGATGAAAACTGGGTCGAGCAGGTAGACTATCTGCAACAATTGCGCATGGCGCTCTCTGGTCAGTACACCAGTCAGAAAAACCCTTTGGTAGAATTTTTCCAAGAAGCCTACCAATCCTTTGAACGAATGAAAGAGGCGGCCAAAGAACAAATGGTCCGCAATCTCTTACTGAGTCGAGTAGAAATCAATAAAAAAGGGGAAATTGTCTTGCATTTCCCATAA
- the asp1 gene encoding accessory Sec system protein Asp1, with product MYYFVPAWYGTDRIWQQTATPWYWMRESIEFDDTINQVRIFQEAEMDRILLLPQYSPQLRYFLHRQDLLETDVLSIFDKIQQVPSDLAMRPVQLQDIEWPSETTFSYTPFLVMAFRKGHHLAKLDMGVDGNLLSLTRYKNDEISYIEYLDDRGFISSRIYYNEGKPYFQEYLSFDGQWVLREMLIEENHSVMVNEAFFHAFKKESYANMGDVVAEKMKEQLATLVPGRDQLVLAAHPANLAFLQDTASSVKKVLSFYGDRQPLSAENFALYFDMIDAQLLITDSEKTKEAIGVFSPSLAQKTHRITSFDSRLRLGSSQERKESKIYFYVNEAELPSKSQLKKVLEVLVQHPLFEVVFAFYNGSPERVKELEGQLEELIASEQDLHLVQSPAQIEGLGENQIIDEESVQDAPDYRFVVKNFSNENDIIQELEKTRLIVDLSEEPNLYTQIAGISAGIPQVNRVQTEYVDHLKNGYVLSKGDKELEKAITHFLLELKPWNEALVYSIEKIQEYTGQRLIEKWEGWMKERHG from the coding sequence ATGTATTATTTTGTACCAGCCTGGTATGGAACGGACCGCATCTGGCAGCAAACAGCTACCCCTTGGTACTGGATGCGAGAGTCCATTGAATTTGACGATACCATTAATCAAGTTCGTATTTTTCAAGAAGCAGAAATGGATCGGATCTTATTGTTGCCTCAATATAGTCCACAACTGCGCTATTTTTTGCACCGCCAAGATTTGTTAGAGACAGATGTGCTTTCGATTTTTGATAAGATCCAACAGGTTCCGTCTGATTTGGCTATGCGCCCAGTTCAGCTTCAGGACATCGAATGGCCGAGTGAGACCACTTTTTCCTATACTCCCTTTTTGGTGATGGCATTTCGAAAGGGCCACCACCTAGCGAAACTTGATATGGGAGTGGATGGAAACCTTCTCTCTTTGACCCGTTATAAGAATGACGAGATCAGCTACATCGAGTACTTAGATGATCGTGGCTTTATCTCTAGTAGAATCTACTACAATGAGGGAAAACCCTATTTCCAAGAGTATCTGAGTTTTGATGGGCAATGGGTTTTGAGAGAGATGCTGATCGAAGAGAACCACTCCGTCATGGTCAATGAAGCTTTCTTTCATGCCTTCAAAAAAGAAAGCTATGCCAATATGGGAGACGTTGTCGCTGAAAAAATGAAAGAGCAGCTAGCAACCTTGGTTCCAGGACGAGATCAGTTGGTTTTGGCAGCTCATCCAGCAAATTTGGCCTTTTTACAAGATACGGCAAGTAGCGTCAAGAAAGTCTTGTCTTTCTATGGGGATCGTCAGCCCTTGTCTGCCGAAAACTTTGCCCTCTATTTTGATATGATTGATGCCCAGCTCTTGATCACAGATAGTGAAAAAACCAAAGAAGCGATTGGAGTCTTTTCTCCTAGCTTGGCTCAAAAGACACACCGGATTACCTCTTTTGATTCCCGCCTCCGTTTGGGATCTAGTCAGGAACGTAAGGAATCAAAGATTTACTTTTATGTCAACGAAGCCGAGCTTCCAAGTAAGAGCCAGCTCAAGAAGGTTCTGGAAGTGTTGGTGCAACATCCTTTATTTGAAGTTGTTTTTGCATTTTACAATGGCTCGCCGGAGCGTGTTAAGGAATTAGAAGGGCAACTCGAGGAATTGATCGCTAGCGAGCAGGATTTGCATCTGGTTCAATCACCAGCCCAAATAGAAGGGCTTGGGGAAAACCAGATCATCGATGAAGAGTCCGTACAAGATGCACCGGACTATCGCTTTGTAGTTAAGAATTTTTCAAATGAAAATGACATTATTCAAGAGTTGGAAAAAACACGCTTGATCGTAGATTTAAGCGAGGAACCCAACCTCTATACGCAGATTGCAGGGATCTCTGCTGGGATTCCACAGGTCAACCGCGTCCAGACAGAATATGTCGATCATTTGAAAAATGGTTATGTCTTATCAAAGGGAGACAAGGAATTAGAAAAGGCGATTACTCACTTTTTATTGGAATTGAAGCCTTGGAACGAAGCCTTGGTCTACTCGATCGAAAAAATTCAAGAATACACCGGTCAACGCTTGATCGAGAAATGGGAAGGATGGATGAAAGAACGTCATGGATAA